One Oncorhynchus clarkii lewisi isolate Uvic-CL-2024 chromosome 32, UVic_Ocla_1.0, whole genome shotgun sequence DNA window includes the following coding sequences:
- the LOC139391844 gene encoding putative tyrosine carboxypeptidase MATCAP2 codes for MLESIKVTERLHWPEMEQSKKYLLSLTVPVEMEISKKYSSPTVPDKQPLSPTQVCLEKLSSSILKDLFTTGTSSYNVLLQGEEEERQSPKHSPYRRPKKTVRCASTSSRSHDNHRHPSVTPLLLLGQQGSGDTRDTRHSSHHHIFSSASGGFASGQKAAHSITVLGSTMGLSPRPVTRPRKTCFSSSPRTKLPSLPRGGVMREGENAGIKKLCILTAIKPSNVEKEKVKFFKSDFSYNPQFEYSNPVSPLVLARHNNASDRFLTQAVRIMELALQKYGNYEKFEQATGGNLLTKCRIWYLVKKYMEKEGCIGEIVVNVTDDLLSRASMTVVNSRPTLTINIATAREHWLEGMLQHEIGTHYFRGINNAQQPWNSGVGRKKHNLRPLNPTEEGLASIHSVLFRKDPTLWRAALLYYTVYQASRMSFSQLFHSLGRFVQDPNTRWDYCVRAKRGQTNTAQPGCFSKDQVYLDGILKILRHREKIDFQLLMSLGKVSYKDVDRLKGLAQMEPVRIPHFLQDTACYAEQLEKIMEVNQLTDEELRVLIRDMED; via the exons ATGCTCGAATCAATAAAAGTCACTG AAAGGCTCCATTGGCCAGAGATGGAGCAGTCTAAAAAGTACCTACTGAGCTTGACAGTGCCGGTAGAGATGGAGATCTCTAAGAAGTACTCAAGCCCCACTGTGCCGGACAAGCAGCCTCTGAGCCCCACTCAGGTGTGCCTGGAGAAGCTGTCCTCCAGCATCCTCAAGGACCTCTTCACCACAGGAACCAGCAGCTACAATGTGCTCCTGCAgggcgaggaggaggagagacagagcccAAAGCACTCCCCGTACCGCAGGCCCAAGAAGACTGTGAGATGTGCCTCTACATCCAGCAGGTCACACGATAACCACCGCCATCCGTCTGTAACTCCTCTGTTACTGTTGGGCCAGCAGGGCAGTGGAGACACCAGGGACACCAGGCACTCCTCCCACCACCATATCTTCTCCTCCGCCTCAGGGGGCTTTGCCAGCGGACAAAAGGCAGCCCACAGCATCACGGTCCTGGGTAGCACCATGGGCCTGTCCCCCCGCCCTGTCACCCGGCCACGGAAGACCTGCTTTTCCAGCTCACCCCGTACCAAGCTGCCCTCGCTGCCCAGAGGAGGGGTGATGCGGGAAGGGGAGAACGCCGGAATCAAGAAGCTTTGCATCCTCACTGCCATCAAGCCGTCCAACGTGGAGAAGGAGAAGGTGAAGTTCTTCAAGTCGGACTTTAGCTACAATCCTCAGTTTGAGTACAGCAACCCTGTGTCTCCGCTGGTGCTGGCTCGCCACAACAATGCCTCCGACCGCTTCCTGACACAG GCGGTGCGTATCATGGAGTTGGCCCTCCAGAAGTATGGGAATTATGAGAAGTTTGAGCAAGCCACAGGAGGCAACCTACTCACCAAGTGCCGTATCTGGTACCTGGTCAAGAAGTACATGGAAAAGGAGGGTTGTATTGGGGAG ATAGTGGTCAACGTGACAGACGACCTCCTCTCCAGAGCGTCCATGACGGTGGTGAACAGCCGGCCCACTCTGACCATCAACATTGCCACAGCCCGGGAACACTGGCTGGAGGGCATGCTACAACACGAGATCG GCACACACTACTTCCGGGGCATCAACAACGCCCAGCAGCCGTGGAACAGCGGAGTCGGCAGGAAGAAGCACAACCTCCGACCTTTGAACCCCACGGAGGAGGGGCTGGCCAGCATCCACTCTGTCCTGTTCCGTAAGGACCCTACCCTGTGGAGGGCTGCCTTGCTCTACTACACTGTGTACCAGGCCAGCCGCATGTCCTTCTCTCAGCTGTTCCACAGCCTGGGACGCTTCGTCCAGGACCCCAACACACGCTGGGACTATTGTGTACGAGCCAAGAGGGGACAGACCAACACCGCACAGCcag GTTGTTTCAGTAAGGACCAGGTTTACCTGGATGGCATCCTGAAGAtcctgagacacagagagaagatTGACTTCCAGCTGCTAATGTCCCTGGGGAAG GTGTCGTACAAGGACGTGGATCGGCTGAAAGGCCTGGCGCAGATGGAGCCCGTGAGGATACCTCACTTCCTGCAGGACACAGCGTGCTACGCTGAACAGCTGGAGAAGATCATGGAGGTCAACCAGCTGACTGATGAGGAGCTCAGGGTGCTCATCCGAGACATGGAGGACTAG